A region from the Benincasa hispida cultivar B227 chromosome 12, ASM972705v1, whole genome shotgun sequence genome encodes:
- the LOC120067551 gene encoding transcriptional regulator TAC1-like, which translates to MSSPQEELRIITKSKMKPQPAKASSKYNDTRERNQEEEEKEIVVGFPWASSRAYTCGFCKRKFQSAQALGGHMNVHRRDRAKLRRTPSLDSTTHDHHDFHGSSSQPIKFLKLYDFSSFHGEEDESDGGCKIWKKVNKFVKNEAALLSTSNDIDLELKLGF; encoded by the coding sequence ATGAGCAGCCCACAAGAAGAGCTTAGAATTATTACCAAATCCAAAATGAAGCCACAGCCTGCTAAAGCCTCAAGCAAATATAACGACACAAGAGAAagaaatcaagaagaagaagaaaaagaaattgttgTTGGATTTCCATGGGCTTCTTCAAGAGCTTATACATGTGGTTTTTGCAAAAGGAAATTTCAATCTGCACAAGCTCTTGGTGGCCACATGAATGTTCATCGACGAGATCGAGCGAAGCTCCGAAGAACTCCGTCGTTGGATTCGACTACTCATGATCATCATGATTTTCATGGGTCCTCATCTCAACCCATTAAGTTTCTTAAACTGTATGATTTCTCAAGTTTTCAtggtgaagaagatgaatcagATGGAGGGTGTAAGATTTGGAAGAAGGTCAACAAGTTTGTGAAGAACGAGGCTGCTTTGCTTAGTACTTCCAATGATATAGATTTGGAactcaaattagggttttaa